One Nicotiana sylvestris chromosome 12, ASM39365v2, whole genome shotgun sequence genomic window carries:
- the LOC138883608 gene encoding uncharacterized protein, translating to MADFTLTLVPKVEKELLLSLGTSSVVWTLFIDGASNLKESWLGIILKPPTGGTIRQSIKTSRLTNNEAKYEAMIAGLELAKGFGVEVIEAKCDSLLVVNQVNKCFEVREDKMQRYLDKLQETLHRFKEWTLDHVPREQNSEADALANLGSSV from the coding sequence ATGGCTGATTTTACGCTGACCCTCGTACCCAAAGTGGAGAAAGAACTCCTTCTAAGTTTGGGTACATCATCGgtggtatggacccttttcataGATGGTGCCTCGAATTTGAAGGAGTCCTGGCTCGGCATTATCTTAAAGCCGCCTACGGGCGGTaccattagacaatctatcaaaacttctaggttgactaataatgaggccaagtatgaggccatgattgcaggtctcgaattaGCTAAAGGCTTTGGAGtagaagtcattgaagccaagtgcgattcactattggtggtgaaccaagtaaacaaatgttttgaagttcgagaggataaAATGCAACGGTACTTGGATAAGCTACAGGAAACTTTGCACCGCTTCAAAGAGTGGACTCTAGATCATGTGCCTCGAGAGCAAAATAGTGAGGCTGATGCACTTGCTAATCTTGGATCCTCAGTCTAA